One region of Olleya sp. Hel_I_94 genomic DNA includes:
- a CDS encoding porin family protein, producing the protein MKKLILSTALFVSGLALVNAQSDSREVQLGIKGGLNSSTISGDDLGDLDSRTSFNAGLVAEIPLTERLSFQPEVLYSGQGFDVREIDQDNIVDTDENIEYQLDYIQVPLLLKAYIVKGLSVEAGPQFGFKIHEEFDYQPNSDGGDIEIDSDDSYVKDFDTSIALGAAYKFDNGFFLSGRYNLGVTDIFEDGTPFEGVDAKNNVWQFGIGFMF; encoded by the coding sequence ATGAAAAAATTAATTTTAAGTACAGCACTATTTGTTTCTGGATTAGCATTGGTAAATGCACAATCGGATTCAAGAGAAGTCCAATTAGGTATAAAAGGTGGATTAAACTCATCAACAATTAGTGGAGATGATTTAGGTGATTTAGATTCTAGAACTAGCTTTAATGCTGGTTTAGTTGCAGAAATCCCATTAACTGAAAGATTATCATTCCAGCCAGAGGTATTGTATTCTGGTCAAGGATTTGATGTTAGAGAGATTGACCAAGATAATATAGTGGATACTGACGAAAATATCGAATATCAATTAGATTACATTCAAGTACCATTATTATTAAAAGCATATATTGTTAAAGGACTTAGTGTAGAGGCTGGACCACAATTTGGATTTAAAATCCACGAAGAGTTTGATTACCAACCAAACAGCGATGGTGGAGATATCGAAATTGATTCTGATGACTCATACGTAAAAGACTTTGATACAAGTATCGCCTTAGGTGCAGCTTATAAGTTTGATAATGGCTTTTTCTTAAGTGGACGTTATAACTTAGGTGTGACAGATATTTTTGAAGATGGTACACCATTTGAAGGTGTCGATGCTAAAAATAACGTGTGGCAATTTGGTATTGGATTTATGTTTTAA
- a CDS encoding outer membrane beta-barrel protein: MKKLFTIAAVAVLGMTSVNAQDFNLGINGGMPLGDAGDISSFSAVLDLNYLWEVSDEFEAGLTAGFSHSFGKEDEYSFGGTTITVEAEDISFVPVGAAARFNVSDSFTIGADLGYAIGINDGNDGGFYYAPKLQYGISESLDLVAAYRGVSADGGSFDIATLGVEFKL, translated from the coding sequence ATGAAAAAATTATTTACAATCGCAGCTGTAGCTGTATTAGGAATGACAAGTGTGAATGCACAAGATTTTAATTTAGGGATTAATGGAGGTATGCCATTAGGTGATGCAGGTGATATATCATCTTTTAGCGCTGTTTTAGATTTAAATTACCTTTGGGAAGTTTCAGATGAATTTGAAGCAGGTTTAACCGCAGGTTTTTCTCATTCATTTGGAAAAGAAGATGAGTATTCTTTTGGAGGTACTACAATTACTGTTGAGGCTGAGGATATTAGTTTTGTGCCTGTAGGAGCTGCTGCAAGATTTAATGTTTCAGATAGTTTTACCATAGGAGCTGATTTAGGTTATGCTATTGGAATCAATGACGGAAACGATGGAGGATTTTATTATGCTCCAAAATTACAGTACGGGATTTCAGAAAGCCTAGATTTAGTTGCTGCATACAGAGGTGTAAGTGCCGATGGAGGATCATTTGACATAGCTACATTAGGTGTTGAATTTAAATTATAA
- a CDS encoding outer membrane beta-barrel protein, with amino-acid sequence MKKLLFTAAIAVLGFTSVNAQDDATVGGFEKGDVFISGSVGFGTETTGDLDSNVFNIAPKVGYFVSENIAAGLKVGYTSLSSDNDGTDLVDANEFAVGVFGRYYFAPASQFSLFTELGVDYTSGEDKLADAKYDGFDIAFAPGISYFVSKNFAIEASVGVLGYSTTEPDFDGAESTDTFNVGLNLSDINFGVVYKF; translated from the coding sequence ATGAAAAAATTATTATTTACAGCTGCAATCGCAGTATTAGGATTTACAAGTGTTAATGCACAAGATGATGCTACTGTTGGTGGTTTCGAAAAAGGAGATGTTTTTATTTCTGGTTCTGTTGGTTTTGGTACTGAAACTACTGGAGATTTAGATTCAAACGTGTTTAACATTGCTCCAAAAGTAGGATACTTCGTATCTGAGAACATTGCAGCAGGTTTGAAAGTTGGTTATACTTCTTTATCTTCTGATAATGATGGTACTGATTTAGTAGACGCAAATGAATTTGCAGTTGGTGTATTTGGAAGATATTACTTCGCTCCAGCTAGCCAATTTTCTTTATTTACTGAGTTAGGTGTTGATTATACTTCAGGAGAAGATAAATTAGCAGATGCTAAGTATGATGGATTTGACATTGCTTTTGCTCCTGGTATTAGCTATTTCGTATCTAAAAACTTCGCTATCGAAGCTTCTGTAGGTGTTTTAGGATACTCTACAACTGAGCCTGATTTTGATGGAGCTGAGTCTACTGATACTTTTAACGTAGGATTAAACTTAAGCGATATTAACTTTGGAGTTGTTTACAAATTCTAA
- the aroQ gene encoding type II 3-dehydroquinate dehydratase, giving the protein MKKLIIINGPNLNLLGKREPNIYGSLSFTEFLDQIQSKYPSATIQHFQSNIEGELIDKLQEVGFSYDGIILNAAAYTHTSIGIGDAVKAIETPVVEVHISNTFGREEFRHQSYVSPNAKGIILGFGLQSYELAIQSFL; this is encoded by the coding sequence ATGAAAAAACTAATTATAATAAATGGACCTAATCTTAATCTATTAGGTAAACGAGAACCAAACATATATGGTAGCCTATCTTTTACCGAATTTTTGGATCAAATTCAATCTAAATATCCATCTGCAACCATACAGCATTTTCAATCTAATATTGAAGGCGAATTAATTGATAAATTGCAAGAGGTTGGTTTTAGTTATGATGGTATAATTTTAAATGCAGCAGCTTACACACATACCTCTATTGGTATTGGTGATGCTGTAAAAGCTATTGAGACTCCTGTAGTCGAAGTACACATTTCTAACACCTTTGGTAGGGAAGAGTTTAGACACCAATCCTACGTGTCTCCAAATGCAAAAGGGATTATTCTTGGTTTTGGATTGCAAAGCTATGAATTAGCCATTCAAAGTTTTTTGTAA
- the xerD gene encoding site-specific tyrosine recombinase XerD translates to MKWHQALEDYSMYLKIERGLSVNSVNSYLLDVKKLIKYLEANTISHSPITIDKTIIKDFIYDAAKNLNPRSQSRLISGLKGFFNYLIFEDYRKDNPLDTIDSPRIGRKLPDTLSENDINNLISAIDLTHPQGQRNKAILEVLYSCGLRVSELTNLKLSDLFFDEGFLKITGKGDKQRFVPILEDTQKYILIYKNQIRNHLTINPDHQDILFLNRRGKQLTRAMIFTIIKDLAKKIKLDKTISPHTFRHSFATHLLENGADLRAIQLMLGHESITTTEIYTHLDRSHLTAVINNFHPRK, encoded by the coding sequence ATGAAATGGCACCAAGCATTAGAGGATTATTCCATGTATTTAAAAATAGAAAGAGGACTTTCTGTTAATTCTGTTAATAGTTATTTATTAGACGTAAAAAAACTTATTAAATATTTAGAAGCTAACACAATTAGCCACTCACCTATTACCATAGATAAAACTATAATAAAAGACTTTATTTATGATGCTGCCAAAAATTTAAATCCAAGGTCACAGTCTAGATTAATATCTGGTTTAAAAGGTTTTTTTAATTATTTAATTTTTGAAGATTACAGAAAAGATAATCCGTTAGATACCATAGACTCACCCAGAATTGGACGTAAATTGCCTGATACGTTAAGCGAGAATGATATTAATAATTTAATTAGCGCAATTGACTTAACACATCCACAAGGTCAACGCAATAAGGCCATATTGGAAGTATTATATAGTTGTGGTTTACGTGTTAGTGAACTTACTAATTTAAAACTATCAGATTTATTTTTTGATGAAGGGTTTTTAAAAATTACTGGTAAGGGTGACAAGCAACGTTTTGTGCCAATATTGGAGGACACTCAAAAATATATTTTGATTTATAAAAACCAAATTAGAAATCATTTAACCATAAATCCTGACCATCAAGATATTTTGTTTTTAAATAGAAGAGGTAAACAATTAACTAGGGCTATGATTTTTACGATAATAAAAGATTTAGCAAAAAAGATTAAGTTGGATAAAACTATTTCTCCGCATACATTTAGACATTCATTTGCAACACATTTACTAGAAAATGGTGCAGATTTAAGAGCTATACAATTAATGCTTGGTCATGAAAGCATTACCACCACAGAGATTTACACACATTTAGACCGATCGCATTTAACAGCTGTGATAAATAATTTTCACCCAAGAAAATAA